A genomic stretch from Apteryx mantelli isolate bAptMan1 chromosome 28, bAptMan1.hap1, whole genome shotgun sequence includes:
- the ACBD4 gene encoding acyl-CoA-binding domain-containing protein 4: MEEAGCGAQFRAAVRVIQGLPRSGSYRPSYEEMLRFYSYYKQATAGRCQGPRPGFWDPIGRYKWDAWHSLGRMSKEEAMAAYVAEMKKVAQKVIDTVPMDEATQEMFGYFEPLYEVIRDMPRPPEAFFKTKGGNQEQVTDASQDSQEGSPARDRLENALPEKEKHGEQVPGGGLAPAAEALEGSQVTSDSEGELYCDTLEQMEPNQAGQLLAKRGLSLNGIRAGPEPPAPRAAREGEGAEGGRLEGKSGAGLAGLASERDPQLAAGEQDAEGDPELDARVAGAVRALQDDMQRVLERLSQLETLTSAQADVSEANPDRLLAPQAAFPWPLAVSPRTLLFLVTWPFVAQWLLRRLQGRKR, translated from the exons aTGGAGGAGGCGGGCTGCGGGGCGCAGTTCCGCGCCGCCGTGCGGGTCATCCAGGGGCTGCCCCGGAGCG GTTCGTACCGGCCCTCGTACGAGGAGATGCTGCGTTTCTACAGCTACTACAAGCAGGCGACGGCGGGGCGCTGCCAGGGCCCACGGCCCGGCTTCTGGGACCCCATCGGCCGCTACAAGTG GGACGCCTGGCACAGCCTGGGGCGGATGTCCAAGGAGGAGGCCATGGCCGCCTACGTGGCCGAGATGAAGAAGGTGGCCCAGAAG GTCATCGACACGGTGCCCATGGACGAGGCGACGCAGGAGATGTTCGGGTACTTCGAGCCGCTCTACGAGGTGATCCGTGACATGCCCCGGCCCCCTGAGGCCTTCTTCAAGACGAAAGGGG GCAATCAGGAGCAGGTGACTGACGCCAGCCAGGACAGCCAAGAAGGGAGCCCGGCTCGGGATCGCTTGGAGAATGCCCTGCCTGAGAAGGAGAAGCACGGGGAGCAAGTGCCAG GAGGTGGGCTGGCTCCTGCCGCCGAAGCGCTTGAGGGTAGCCAGGTGACCAGTGACTCCGAGGGGGAACTTTACTGCGATACCTTGGAGCAGATGGAGCCCAACCAG GCTGGGCAGCTGCTGGCCAAACGGGGTCTCTCCCTAAACGGCATCCGGGCCGGGCCTGAGCCCCCAGCGCCCCGCGCCgctagggagggagagggggctgAAGGCGGAAGACTAGAGGGGAAGAGCGGCGCTGGCCTCGCAGGCCTTGCCTCGGAGAGAG ATCCGCAACTCGCTGCGGGAGAGCAGGACGCCGAGGGGGACCCGGAGCTGGACGCGCGGGTGGCCGGCGCCGTCCGAGCCCTGCAGGACGACATGCAGCGAGTGCTGGAGAGGCTGAGCCAGCTGGAGACGCTCACCTCCGCGCAG GCGGACGTGTCCGAGGCCAATCCCGACCGGCTGCTTGCTCCGCAG GCGGCGTTCCCGTGGCCCCTGGCTGTGTCCCCTCGCACCCTGCTCTTCCTCGTCACCTGGCCCTTCGTCGCCCAGTGGCTGCTGCGCCGCTTGCAGGGCAGGAAGAGGTGA
- the HEXIM1 gene encoding protein HEXIM1: MADAAPAEPEPEPEPAPQPQPEAQPEAQPEPERGDAAPAAAAGGGEAEPLPPRGAAEEAAEGAGGAEGRPAAGGAARPGLAGPRYRAAVGRAEEWPAKKKHRRRPSKKKRRWKPYSKLSWEEKQQFDERQSLRASRLRAEMFAKGQPVAPYNTTQFLMEDHDQEEPDLKTGLYPRRAAAKSDDTSEEDFLEEAAEEDGGSDGMGGDGSEFLQRDFSETYERYHVESLQNMSKQELVKEYLELEKCLSRMEDENNRLRMESKKYGGEAAEAARVRQLELEVDRLRAENLQLLQEKDLPRQEPAPCQLGE, encoded by the coding sequence ATGGCCGACGCGGCGCCCGCCGAGCCGGAGCCAGAACCAGAACCGGCGCCGCAGCCCCAGCCCGAGGCGCAGCCCGAGGCGCAGCCCGAGCCGGAGCGCGGCgacgctgccccggcggcggcggcgggcggcggcgaggccgagccgctgccgccgcgcggggcggctgaggaggcggcggagggcgcgggcggcgccgaggggcggccggcggcaggcggcgcggcgcggccgggcctggCGGGGCCGCGGTACCGGGCGGCGGTGGGGCGCGCCGAGGAGTGGCCGGCCAAGAAGAAGCACCGGCGGCGGCCGTCGAAGAAGAAGCGGCGCTGGAAGCCCTACTCGAAGCTgagctgggaggagaagcagcagttcGACGAGCGGCAGAGCCTGCGCGCCTCGCGCCTCCGCGCCGAGATGTTCGCCAAGGGGCAGCCCGTGGCCCCCTACAACACCACGCAGTTCCTCATGGAGGACCACGACCAGGAGGAGCCCGACCTCAAGACGGGGCTCTacccgcggcgggcggccgccaAGTCGGACGACACGAGCGAGGAGGACTTCCTGGAGGAGGCGGCCGAGGAGGACGGCGGCAGCGACGGCATGGGGGGCGACGGCAGCGAGTTTCTGCAGCGGGACTTCTCGGAGACCTACGAGCGGTACCATGTGGAGAGCTTGCAGAACATGAGCAAGCAGGAGCTGGTCAAGGAGTACCTGGAGCTGGAGAAGTGCCTCTCGCGCATGGAGGACGAGAACAACCGGCTGAGGATGGAGAGCAAAAAGTacgggggggaggcggcggaggcggcgcgggtgcggcagctggagctggaggtggacaGGTTGCGAGCCGAGAACCTGCAGCTGCTCCAGGAGAAGGACCTGCCCCGACAGGAGCCAGCCCCCTGCCAGCTGGGGGAgtga